The proteins below are encoded in one region of candidate division WOR-3 bacterium:
- a CDS encoding TatD family hydrolase — translation MIDVHCHLTHPPLSFKRQIVVTKAKEAGVKIIIDSVTDWNIWESEILRKEEGVCISPGIHPQSIVDDDFSRQIALLSSLAKNFRVAAIGEIGYDTLKNTADLKLQRTVFNLQLEIAHREQIPVIIHCLGQYDLLLRELKGMNIKVPLILHRYSGGDGQVRAFSALGCYFSVSADVLNPKNKKLRKSVESIPSELMLAETDSPYFFFGGKPNSGTPAQLPLVIEEIAKIKKMSFEKTRELIYENARRIFKKRIFFEN, via the coding sequence GTGATAGACGTCCACTGTCACCTGACACATCCTCCTCTTTCTTTTAAAAGGCAGATTGTGGTAACAAAAGCGAAAGAGGCGGGTGTAAAGATCATAATTGACAGTGTCACCGATTGGAATATCTGGGAAAGCGAGATTCTAAGAAAAGAAGAGGGAGTCTGCATAAGCCCCGGTATTCATCCGCAGTCCATCGTGGATGACGATTTTTCTCGACAAATTGCCCTTCTTTCTTCACTAGCTAAAAATTTCAGAGTAGCGGCTATCGGCGAGATAGGATACGACACGTTGAAAAACACCGCAGACCTAAAGCTTCAGAGAACTGTTTTTAACCTCCAACTGGAAATCGCCCATAGAGAACAAATACCCGTCATCATCCACTGCTTAGGCCAGTATGATCTTCTTCTTCGCGAACTCAAGGGCATGAATATTAAAGTTCCCTTGATTTTGCACAGATACAGCGGAGGAGACGGACAGGTTCGGGCATTTTCCGCTCTCGGTTGCTATTTTTCAGTTTCAGCTGATGTTCTCAATCCGAAAAATAAAAAATTGCGTAAATCGGTTGAGAGCATACCCTCTGAATTGATGCTGGCTGAAACCGATTCTCCCTATTTTTTCTTCGGCGGAAAACCCAACAGCGGTACACCTGCGCAGTTGCCTCTTGTAATTGAAGAGATTGCAAAAATAAAAAAAATGTCTTTTGAAAAGACACGAGAATTGATATATGAAAACGCGAGACGAATATTCAAGAAAAGAATTTTTTTCGAGAACTGA
- the fusA gene encoding elongation factor G produces the protein MSLFGVEDIRNVVLISHQGAGKTTLAESMLFRAGVINRMGTIDDGNTVMDFDQEEKTKKTSINLSMANFTWKEKKINILDTPGYIDFIFETIAAAKVAESAIVLVDSASGVEVGTEINWDKLDEKNMPRLVFINHMTKDNADFEKCLSSLRESFPKVIFTPFVLPLGKGTSFKGVVDTVAKKARIIEGGKVIDADVPAELTAKVDEAYNTIAESATEADEGLMEKYLEGQKLTEQEISKGLVEAFKKNLFVPVLCGDAVLGAGVEDLLNLIVSLSPSPSVAYPMKAKKVFGDGETEINMESPFSGLVFKMTAEQHVGEICYLRAYSGKVSTGSELLNSRTGKMEKIGQMFSVSGKERVETKELSAGDIAALVKLKDTTTNDTLSDKNLSVEIEKIRFPEPSITFAVIPESKSDDEKMISGLTKIQKEDPSFRFRYDSETRQTLVEGMGETHLEIILSKIKKSGSNLKFEKPIIKYRETIRKKAEAQGRHKKQSGGRGQFADVWIRFEPTERGKDFEFKDEIFGGAVPKNYIPAVQKGLEEVRKKGILSNSLTVDFRAILFDGSYHKVDSSDLAFQIAASLAFQKAIPEANPILLEPIVSIEVTIPNENTGDIMGDISTRRGKVLGMEPLGKWQKIKALVPEAEMYMYSTNLRSITQGRGFFTQKLSHYEEVPKELTMKIAEETRKRREENHE, from the coding sequence ACCAGGAAGAGAAGACAAAGAAAACTTCCATAAATCTTTCAATGGCGAATTTTACCTGGAAAGAAAAGAAGATAAACATACTAGACACGCCAGGATACATAGATTTTATTTTTGAGACTATCGCCGCCGCAAAGGTGGCTGAAAGTGCTATTGTCTTGGTTGATTCAGCTTCAGGAGTCGAGGTCGGCACCGAGATAAACTGGGATAAACTCGACGAAAAAAATATGCCGAGGCTCGTGTTCATTAACCACATGACAAAAGACAACGCCGATTTTGAAAAATGCCTGTCTTCTCTCAGAGAATCTTTTCCCAAGGTGATATTCACTCCTTTTGTCCTGCCCCTGGGAAAAGGGACGTCTTTCAAGGGAGTCGTAGACACAGTGGCGAAAAAAGCGAGAATCATTGAAGGCGGAAAAGTCATCGACGCTGATGTTCCTGCGGAGTTGACCGCTAAAGTTGACGAAGCTTACAACACAATTGCCGAATCAGCGACAGAAGCCGACGAGGGGCTTATGGAAAAATATCTTGAAGGACAGAAATTGACCGAGCAAGAGATATCGAAAGGTCTCGTGGAAGCTTTCAAGAAAAACCTTTTTGTACCTGTCCTATGCGGAGACGCTGTATTAGGCGCTGGTGTGGAGGACCTTTTGAACCTCATCGTGTCTTTATCTCCAAGCCCTTCGGTTGCATACCCTATGAAAGCTAAGAAAGTTTTCGGGGATGGAGAGACGGAAATAAATATGGAATCGCCTTTCTCGGGTCTTGTTTTCAAGATGACCGCTGAACAGCATGTAGGTGAAATTTGCTACCTAAGGGCTTATTCTGGAAAAGTCTCAACCGGGTCAGAACTGTTGAACAGCAGAACCGGCAAGATGGAAAAGATAGGCCAAATGTTCTCCGTGTCGGGAAAGGAAAGGGTTGAAACCAAAGAGCTGTCGGCTGGTGACATAGCCGCGCTCGTCAAATTGAAGGACACGACTACAAACGATACTCTGTCGGACAAGAACCTTTCCGTCGAAATTGAAAAAATTAGGTTTCCAGAACCGAGCATCACTTTCGCGGTAATTCCCGAATCGAAATCTGACGATGAAAAAATGATATCAGGTCTGACTAAGATACAAAAAGAAGATCCATCCTTCAGGTTCAGATACGATTCGGAGACAAGACAGACTCTCGTCGAAGGCATGGGCGAGACGCATCTTGAAATAATACTATCGAAAATAAAAAAATCGGGGAGCAACCTGAAATTTGAAAAACCGATTATTAAATATCGCGAGACCATACGAAAAAAAGCCGAAGCTCAGGGCAGACACAAAAAACAATCGGGCGGAAGAGGACAATTCGCCGATGTGTGGATACGCTTTGAACCGACTGAGAGGGGTAAAGATTTTGAATTCAAAGACGAGATTTTCGGAGGCGCTGTTCCGAAAAACTACATCCCAGCGGTTCAAAAAGGTCTCGAAGAGGTTCGTAAAAAAGGGATTTTATCGAATTCCCTGACGGTTGATTTCAGAGCCATTCTCTTTGACGGCAGCTACCACAAAGTGGACTCTTCTGACCTGGCGTTTCAAATAGCGGCCTCTCTGGCTTTTCAAAAAGCGATTCCGGAAGCAAACCCAATATTACTGGAACCTATCGTCAGTATAGAAGTAACCATCCCCAACGAGAACACTGGGGACATAATGGGCGATATAAGCACGAGAAGAGGAAAAGTTCTCGGTATGGAGCCTTTGGGGAAATGGCAGAAAATCAAAGCTCTCGTCCCAGAGGCGGAAATGTATATGTATTCGACAAATCTTAGGTCCATAACACAGGGAAGGGGTTTTTTCACTCAAAAACTTTCTCATTATGAAGAGGTCCCGAAAGAATTGACTATGAAAATCGCGGAGGAGACCAGAAAGAGGAGGGAAGAAAATCATGAGTAA